A genomic segment from Gossypium hirsutum isolate 1008001.06 chromosome D04, Gossypium_hirsutum_v2.1, whole genome shotgun sequence encodes:
- the LOC107898211 gene encoding uncharacterized protein — MLNLDTSEKLVSPATETGSHDRMALEDALSQAMLRILEKRERDFSALVEKAKIAEEVKRVERQNWDKERGNNKKDLEPSSSAMRPKRKVRSGGPVRVRAPIAPTRITLCGHCGRRHPGDCWRMTGACLRSGSTEHHVHECLLRADQVQAVDIGSTHSYVACSVSKNLGISVESTSSEVTMLSPLGQSVRVSKLYRDVPLEVQGIVFLTDLMKLLFREFDMILRMDWLVKHHNYLDNMISALVAKKLVHKGCEAYLAYVSVFASGDFTVKDIRTMKDFSNVFPKELPSLPLNQKVEFGIQLLLGTASVSIAPYRMASKELMELKAQIQELSDRGFIRPSVSL; from the exons ATGCTGAATTTGGATACAAGCGAGAAGCTGGTTTCACCTGCTAcagagactgggtctcatgatcgcaTGGCCCTGGAGGACGCCTTGTCCCAGGCTATGCTGAGGATATTAGAGAAG AGGGAGCGTGACTTTTcagcactggtagagaaggcaaagatcgccgaggaggtgaagcgcgTTGAGCGCCAAAATTGGGATAAGGAGAGAGGCAATAATAAGAAGGATTTGGAGCCCTCGAGTTCTGCGATGAGGCCTAAGAGAAAGGTCAGATCTGGTGGGCCAGTTAGAGTTAGGGCCCCTATTGCACCTACTAGGATCACGCTTTGTGGGCATTGTGGAAGACGCCATCCGGGGGACTGTTGGAGGATGACTGGAGCTTGTTTAAGAAGTGGGTCTACTGAGCACCATGTTCATGAGTGTCTACTGAGGGCCGATCAGGTGCAAGCTGTAG atataggatctacgcATTCCTATGTTGCCTGTTCTGTTTCCAAAAACCTAGGGATTTcggttgagagtacttctagtgaggtgaCTATGTTGAGCCCGTTGGGGCAATCTGTTAGAGTTAGCAAACTATACAGGGAtgttcctttagaggttcaagggatTGTATTTCTCACTGATTTGATGAAACTTCTATTTAGGGAGTTCGATATGATATTGAGAATGGATTGGTTGGTCAAGCATCAT AATTACTTGGATAACATGATCTCTGCACTAGTAGCTAAGAAACTGGTTCAcaagggatgtgaggcgtatttggcctACGTAAGTGTTTTTGCTTCCGGGGATTTTACTGTTAAGGACATCAGAACTATGAAGGATTTTTCAAACGTCTTTCCTAAGGAGCTACCGAGTTTACCTCTAAATCAGAAAGTAGAGTTTGGGATTCAACTTCTCCTTGGTACAGCTTCGGTGTCTATCGCTCCCTATCGAATGGCATCGAAGGAGCTTATGGAGCTCAAGGCTCAAATTCAGGAGTTATCGGATCGTGGtttcatccgccctagtgtgtcccTGTGA